The following proteins are encoded in a genomic region of Cygnus olor isolate bCygOlo1 chromosome 11, bCygOlo1.pri.v2, whole genome shotgun sequence:
- the BNIP2 gene encoding BCL2/adenovirus E1B 19 kDa protein-interacting protein 2 isoform X8 has translation MEGVEFKEEWQDEDFPRPLPEDDPVDSDVLAAAGTECEAEVNGIKVRKKLVAPDISLTLDRSEESVLSDLDESGEIDLDDLDTPSENSNEFEWEDDLPKPKTTDVIRKGSLTEYTAAEEKDDGRRWRMFRIGEQDHRVDMKAIEPYKKVISHGGYYGDGLNAIVVFAVCFMPESSQPNYRYLMDNLFKYVIGTLELLVAENYMIVYLNGATTRRKMPSLGWLRKCYQQIDRRLRKNLKSLIIVHPSWFIRTLLAITKPFISSKFSQKIRYVFTLAELAELIPMEYVGIPECIKQVDQELNGKQEQKSEQ, from the exons ATGGAAGGTGTTGAGTTTAAGGAAGAATGGCAAGATGAAGATTTTCCAag GCCCCTGCCAGAGGATGATCCTGTTGACTCAGATGTGTTGGCTGCAGCTGGAACAGAATGTGAAGCTG aggTTAATGGAATCAAAGTGAGGAAGAAACTAGTGGCACCAGATATCAGTTTAACTTTAGATCGCAGTGAGGAATCTGTTTTGTCTGACTTGGATGAGAGTGGAGAGATTGATTTGGATGACTTAGATACTCCTTCAGAGAATAGCAATGAGTTTGAATGGGAAG ATGAtcttccaaaaccaaaaactacTGATGTAATTAGAAAAGGATCACTTACTGAATACACAGCAGCGGAGGAGAAAGATGATGGTCGACGCTGGCGTATGTTTAGGATTGGAGAACAGGACCATAGGGTGGACATGAAGGCAATTGAACCATACAAAAAAGTTATCAGTCATGGTG gtTATTATGGTGATGGGTTAAATGCCATTGTtgtgtttgctgtttgctttatgCCTGAGAGCAGTCAGCCTAACTACAGATACCTAATGGACAATCTATTTAA GTATGTAATTGGCACTTTAGAGCTACTAGTAGCGGAGAACTATATGATAGTTTATCTGAACGGTGCAACTACACGGAGAAAAATGCCAAGCTTAGGCTGGCTTAGGAAATGTTACCAGCAAATTGACAGGAG GTTAAGGAAGAATCTAAAATCATTAATCATAGTTCATCCTTCTTGGTTCATCAGAACGCTTCTGGCTATCACAAAACCCTTCATTAG CTCAAAATTCAGCCAAAAAATTAGGTATGTCTTTACCCTGGCAGAGCTAGCTGAACTCATCCCTATGGAATACGTTGGCATCCCAGAATGCATAAAACA AGTTGATCAAGAGTTGAATggaaagcaagagcagaaaagtGAACAATAA
- the BNIP2 gene encoding BCL2/adenovirus E1B 19 kDa protein-interacting protein 2 isoform X3 — translation MEGVEFKEEWQDEDFPRPLPEDDPVDSDVLAAAGTECEAALAFPVLDQAVYFVSCFQLLSKSKVNGIKVRKKLVAPDISLTLDRSEESVLSDLDESGEIDLDDLDTPSENSNEFEWEDDLPKPKTTDVIRKGSLTEYTAAEEKDDGRRWRMFRIGEQDHRVDMKAIEPYKKVISHGGYYGDGLNAIVVFAVCFMPESSQPNYRYLMDNLFKYVIGTLELLVAENYMIVYLNGATTRRKMPSLGWLRKCYQQIDRRLRKNLKSLIIVHPSWFIRTLLAITKPFISSKFSQKIRYVFTLAELAELIPMEYVGIPECIKHRVDQELNGKQEQKSEQ, via the exons ATGGAAGGTGTTGAGTTTAAGGAAGAATGGCAAGATGAAGATTTTCCAag GCCCCTGCCAGAGGATGATCCTGTTGACTCAGATGTGTTGGCTGCAGCTGGAACAGAATGTGAAGCTG CTTTGGCATTTCCAGTGCTGGATCaggctgtttattttgtttcctgctttcaACTGCTGTCTAAATCAA aggTTAATGGAATCAAAGTGAGGAAGAAACTAGTGGCACCAGATATCAGTTTAACTTTAGATCGCAGTGAGGAATCTGTTTTGTCTGACTTGGATGAGAGTGGAGAGATTGATTTGGATGACTTAGATACTCCTTCAGAGAATAGCAATGAGTTTGAATGGGAAG ATGAtcttccaaaaccaaaaactacTGATGTAATTAGAAAAGGATCACTTACTGAATACACAGCAGCGGAGGAGAAAGATGATGGTCGACGCTGGCGTATGTTTAGGATTGGAGAACAGGACCATAGGGTGGACATGAAGGCAATTGAACCATACAAAAAAGTTATCAGTCATGGTG gtTATTATGGTGATGGGTTAAATGCCATTGTtgtgtttgctgtttgctttatgCCTGAGAGCAGTCAGCCTAACTACAGATACCTAATGGACAATCTATTTAA GTATGTAATTGGCACTTTAGAGCTACTAGTAGCGGAGAACTATATGATAGTTTATCTGAACGGTGCAACTACACGGAGAAAAATGCCAAGCTTAGGCTGGCTTAGGAAATGTTACCAGCAAATTGACAGGAG GTTAAGGAAGAATCTAAAATCATTAATCATAGTTCATCCTTCTTGGTTCATCAGAACGCTTCTGGCTATCACAAAACCCTTCATTAG CTCAAAATTCAGCCAAAAAATTAGGTATGTCTTTACCCTGGCAGAGCTAGCTGAACTCATCCCTATGGAATACGTTGGCATCCCAGAATGCATAAAACA CAGAGTTGATCAAGAGTTGAATggaaagcaagagcagaaaagtGAACAATAA
- the GTF2A2 gene encoding transcription initiation factor IIA subunit 2, translating to MAYQLYRNTTLGNSLQESLDELIQSQQITPQLALQVLLQFDKAINSALAQRVRNRVNFRGSLNTYRFCDNVWTFVLNDVEFREVTELVKVDKVKIVACDGKNTGSNTAE from the exons ATGGCGTACCAGCTGTACAGGAACACCACGCTGGGGAACAGCCTGCAGGAGAGCCTGGACGAGCTCATACAG TCGCAGCAGATCACTCCTCAGCTGGCCCTTCAGGTGTTACTTCAGTTTGATAAAGCTATCAATTCAGCACTGGCACAACGAGTCCGGAACAGAGTCAATTTCAGG GGGTCTCTGAATACATACAGGTTCTGTGACAACGTGTGGACATTTGTACTGAATGATGTTGAGTTTAGGGAGGTCACTGAACTTGTGAAAGTGGATAAAGTGAAAATTGTAGCATGTGATGGAAAAA acaCTGGTTCCAATACTGCCGAATGA
- the BNIP2 gene encoding BCL2/adenovirus E1B 19 kDa protein-interacting protein 2 isoform X2 yields the protein MEGVEFKEEWQDEDFPRPLPEDDPVDSDVLAAAGTECEAALAFPVLDQAVYFVSCFQLLSKSKVNGIKVRKKLVAPDISLTLDRSEESVLSDLDESGEIDLDDLDTPSENSNEFEWEDDLPKPKTTDVIRKGSLTEYTAAEEKDDGRRWRMFRIGEQDHRVDMKAIEPYKKVISHGGYYGDGLNAIVVFAVCFMPESSQPNYRYLMDNLFKYVIGTLELLVAENYMIVYLNGATTRRKMPSLGWLRKCYQQIDRRLRKNLKSLIIVHPSWFIRTLLAITKPFISSKFSQKIRYVFTLAELAELIPMEYVGIPECIKQYEEEKFRKKQKRVDQELNGKQEQKSEQ from the exons ATGGAAGGTGTTGAGTTTAAGGAAGAATGGCAAGATGAAGATTTTCCAag GCCCCTGCCAGAGGATGATCCTGTTGACTCAGATGTGTTGGCTGCAGCTGGAACAGAATGTGAAGCTG CTTTGGCATTTCCAGTGCTGGATCaggctgtttattttgtttcctgctttcaACTGCTGTCTAAATCAA aggTTAATGGAATCAAAGTGAGGAAGAAACTAGTGGCACCAGATATCAGTTTAACTTTAGATCGCAGTGAGGAATCTGTTTTGTCTGACTTGGATGAGAGTGGAGAGATTGATTTGGATGACTTAGATACTCCTTCAGAGAATAGCAATGAGTTTGAATGGGAAG ATGAtcttccaaaaccaaaaactacTGATGTAATTAGAAAAGGATCACTTACTGAATACACAGCAGCGGAGGAGAAAGATGATGGTCGACGCTGGCGTATGTTTAGGATTGGAGAACAGGACCATAGGGTGGACATGAAGGCAATTGAACCATACAAAAAAGTTATCAGTCATGGTG gtTATTATGGTGATGGGTTAAATGCCATTGTtgtgtttgctgtttgctttatgCCTGAGAGCAGTCAGCCTAACTACAGATACCTAATGGACAATCTATTTAA GTATGTAATTGGCACTTTAGAGCTACTAGTAGCGGAGAACTATATGATAGTTTATCTGAACGGTGCAACTACACGGAGAAAAATGCCAAGCTTAGGCTGGCTTAGGAAATGTTACCAGCAAATTGACAGGAG GTTAAGGAAGAATCTAAAATCATTAATCATAGTTCATCCTTCTTGGTTCATCAGAACGCTTCTGGCTATCACAAAACCCTTCATTAG CTCAAAATTCAGCCAAAAAATTAGGTATGTCTTTACCCTGGCAGAGCTAGCTGAACTCATCCCTATGGAATACGTTGGCATCCCAGAATGCATAAAACA gtatgaagaagaaaagtttagaaagaaacaaaaaag AGTTGATCAAGAGTTGAATggaaagcaagagcagaaaagtGAACAATAA
- the BNIP2 gene encoding BCL2/adenovirus E1B 19 kDa protein-interacting protein 2 isoform X4 — protein sequence MEGVEFKEEWQDEDFPRPLPEDDPVDSDVLAAAGTECEAALAFPVLDQAVYFVSCFQLLSKSKVNGIKVRKKLVAPDISLTLDRSEESVLSDLDESGEIDLDDLDTPSENSNEFEWEDDLPKPKTTDVIRKGSLTEYTAAEEKDDGRRWRMFRIGEQDHRVDMKAIEPYKKVISHGGYYGDGLNAIVVFAVCFMPESSQPNYRYLMDNLFKYVIGTLELLVAENYMIVYLNGATTRRKMPSLGWLRKCYQQIDRRLRKNLKSLIIVHPSWFIRTLLAITKPFISSKFSQKIRYVFTLAELAELIPMEYVGIPECIKQVDQELNGKQEQKSEQ from the exons ATGGAAGGTGTTGAGTTTAAGGAAGAATGGCAAGATGAAGATTTTCCAag GCCCCTGCCAGAGGATGATCCTGTTGACTCAGATGTGTTGGCTGCAGCTGGAACAGAATGTGAAGCTG CTTTGGCATTTCCAGTGCTGGATCaggctgtttattttgtttcctgctttcaACTGCTGTCTAAATCAA aggTTAATGGAATCAAAGTGAGGAAGAAACTAGTGGCACCAGATATCAGTTTAACTTTAGATCGCAGTGAGGAATCTGTTTTGTCTGACTTGGATGAGAGTGGAGAGATTGATTTGGATGACTTAGATACTCCTTCAGAGAATAGCAATGAGTTTGAATGGGAAG ATGAtcttccaaaaccaaaaactacTGATGTAATTAGAAAAGGATCACTTACTGAATACACAGCAGCGGAGGAGAAAGATGATGGTCGACGCTGGCGTATGTTTAGGATTGGAGAACAGGACCATAGGGTGGACATGAAGGCAATTGAACCATACAAAAAAGTTATCAGTCATGGTG gtTATTATGGTGATGGGTTAAATGCCATTGTtgtgtttgctgtttgctttatgCCTGAGAGCAGTCAGCCTAACTACAGATACCTAATGGACAATCTATTTAA GTATGTAATTGGCACTTTAGAGCTACTAGTAGCGGAGAACTATATGATAGTTTATCTGAACGGTGCAACTACACGGAGAAAAATGCCAAGCTTAGGCTGGCTTAGGAAATGTTACCAGCAAATTGACAGGAG GTTAAGGAAGAATCTAAAATCATTAATCATAGTTCATCCTTCTTGGTTCATCAGAACGCTTCTGGCTATCACAAAACCCTTCATTAG CTCAAAATTCAGCCAAAAAATTAGGTATGTCTTTACCCTGGCAGAGCTAGCTGAACTCATCCCTATGGAATACGTTGGCATCCCAGAATGCATAAAACA AGTTGATCAAGAGTTGAATggaaagcaagagcagaaaagtGAACAATAA
- the BNIP2 gene encoding BCL2/adenovirus E1B 19 kDa protein-interacting protein 2 isoform X1 — translation MEGVEFKEEWQDEDFPRPLPEDDPVDSDVLAAAGTECEAALAFPVLDQAVYFVSCFQLLSKSKVNGIKVRKKLVAPDISLTLDRSEESVLSDLDESGEIDLDDLDTPSENSNEFEWEDDLPKPKTTDVIRKGSLTEYTAAEEKDDGRRWRMFRIGEQDHRVDMKAIEPYKKVISHGGYYGDGLNAIVVFAVCFMPESSQPNYRYLMDNLFKYVIGTLELLVAENYMIVYLNGATTRRKMPSLGWLRKCYQQIDRRLRKNLKSLIIVHPSWFIRTLLAITKPFISSKFSQKIRYVFTLAELAELIPMEYVGIPECIKQYEEEKFRKKQKSRVDQELNGKQEQKSEQ, via the exons ATGGAAGGTGTTGAGTTTAAGGAAGAATGGCAAGATGAAGATTTTCCAag GCCCCTGCCAGAGGATGATCCTGTTGACTCAGATGTGTTGGCTGCAGCTGGAACAGAATGTGAAGCTG CTTTGGCATTTCCAGTGCTGGATCaggctgtttattttgtttcctgctttcaACTGCTGTCTAAATCAA aggTTAATGGAATCAAAGTGAGGAAGAAACTAGTGGCACCAGATATCAGTTTAACTTTAGATCGCAGTGAGGAATCTGTTTTGTCTGACTTGGATGAGAGTGGAGAGATTGATTTGGATGACTTAGATACTCCTTCAGAGAATAGCAATGAGTTTGAATGGGAAG ATGAtcttccaaaaccaaaaactacTGATGTAATTAGAAAAGGATCACTTACTGAATACACAGCAGCGGAGGAGAAAGATGATGGTCGACGCTGGCGTATGTTTAGGATTGGAGAACAGGACCATAGGGTGGACATGAAGGCAATTGAACCATACAAAAAAGTTATCAGTCATGGTG gtTATTATGGTGATGGGTTAAATGCCATTGTtgtgtttgctgtttgctttatgCCTGAGAGCAGTCAGCCTAACTACAGATACCTAATGGACAATCTATTTAA GTATGTAATTGGCACTTTAGAGCTACTAGTAGCGGAGAACTATATGATAGTTTATCTGAACGGTGCAACTACACGGAGAAAAATGCCAAGCTTAGGCTGGCTTAGGAAATGTTACCAGCAAATTGACAGGAG GTTAAGGAAGAATCTAAAATCATTAATCATAGTTCATCCTTCTTGGTTCATCAGAACGCTTCTGGCTATCACAAAACCCTTCATTAG CTCAAAATTCAGCCAAAAAATTAGGTATGTCTTTACCCTGGCAGAGCTAGCTGAACTCATCCCTATGGAATACGTTGGCATCCCAGAATGCATAAAACA gtatgaagaagaaaagtttagaaagaaacaaaaaag CAGAGTTGATCAAGAGTTGAATggaaagcaagagcagaaaagtGAACAATAA
- the GCNT3 gene encoding beta-1,3-galactosyl-O-glycosyl-glycoprotein beta-1,6-N-acetylglucosaminyltransferase 3, whose amino-acid sequence MRLCEGKPPAARRRCALLLSSLLLVIALTLRSVTRPCHDAHPRCRDHLRRALELPSSRRINCSGVVSGDEQAIQQALLSNLETRNKRAPLTPEAYLNMTKDCSSFKETRRFIEFPLSKEEAEFPIAYSIVIHNKIEMFERLLRSVYMPQNVYCVHIDSKSPAAFQEAVRAIAACFPNVFVASRLEKVVYASWSRLQADLNCMQDLLRSPMPWRYVLNTCGTDFPIKTNAEMVRALQMLQGQNSMESEKPSSYKQLRWKYHHEVGDAISQTATEKLPSPLSSPMFTGSAYIAVTRAFVQHIFEDPTVLQFLEWAKDTYSPDEHVWATLTRVPGVPGAVPHNDKFELSDMNALPRLVKWQYLEGDTSKGAPYPPCTGRYQRAVCIYGAGDVSWMLRQHHLLANKFDPQVDDAAIQCLEEHLRHRALLGAGL is encoded by the coding sequence ATGCGGCTGTGCGAGGGgaagcccccagcagcacggcgGCGCTGCgcgctgctgctcagctccctgctgctggtcaTTGCCCTGACACTGCGCAGTGTGACCCGGCCCTGCCATGATGCCCACCCCCGCTGCCGTGACCACCTCCGCCGGGCTCTGGAGCTACCCTCCAGCCGAAGGATCAACTGCTCAGGGGTTGTCAGCGGGGACGAGCAGGCGATCCAGCAGGCACTCCTCAGCAACCTGGAGACTAGAAACAAAAGGGCACCCCTGACACCTGAAGCGTACCTTAACATGACGAAGGACTGCAGCAGCTTCAAGGAGACCCGGCGCTTCATTGAGTTCCCACTGAGCAAGGAGGAGGCTGAGTTCCCCATTGCCTACTCCATAGTCATCCACAACAAAATCGAGATGTTTGAGCGGCTCCTGCGGTCTGTCTACATGCCACAGAATGTCTACTGTGTCCACATAGACAGCAAGTCCCCAGCTGCTTTCCAGGAGGCCGTGAGGGCCATTGCTGCCTGCTTCCCCAACGTCTTTGTGGCCAGCCGCCTGGAGAAGGTGGTCTACGCCTCCTGGTCACGCCTGCAGGCTGACCTCAACTGCATGCAGGACCTGCTGCGGAGCCCCATGCCGTGGCGCTACGTCCTCAACACCTGCGGCACCGACTTCCCCATCAAAACCAATGCGGAGATGGTCCGCGCCCTCCAGATGCTGCAGGGGCAGAACAGCATGGAGTCGGAGAAGCCATCGTCCTACAAGCAGCTGCGGTGGAAGTACCACCACGAAGTGGGGGACGCCATCTCCCAGACGGCCACTGAGAAGCTGCCGTCGCCGCTCAGCTCACCCATGTTCACGGGCAGCGCGTACATAGCAGTGACGCGGGCCTTTGTGCAGCACATCTTCGAGGACCCCACAGTGCTGCAGTTTCTCGAGTGGGCCAAGGACACCTACAGCCCCGACGAGCACGTCTGGGCCACCCTCACCCGCGTGCCTGGCGTGCCAGGCGCCGTGCCCCACAACGACAAGTTCGAGCTCTCGGACATGAACGCCCTGCCCCGCCTGGTCAAATGGCAGTACCTGGAGGGCGACACCAGCAAGGGAGCGCCCTACCCGCCCTGCACCGGCCGGTACCAGCGCGCCGTCTGCATCTACGGGGCCGGAGACGTGTCCTGGATGCTCCGGCAGCACCACCTCTTGGCCAACAAGTTCGACCCCCAGGTGGACGATGCCGCCATCCAGTGCCTCGAGGAGCACCTGCGCCACAGGGCTCTGCTCGGCGCGGGGCTCTGA
- the BNIP2 gene encoding BCL2/adenovirus E1B 19 kDa protein-interacting protein 2 isoform X7 produces the protein MEGVEFKEEWQDEDFPRPLPEDDPVDSDVLAAAGTECEAEVNGIKVRKKLVAPDISLTLDRSEESVLSDLDESGEIDLDDLDTPSENSNEFEWEDDLPKPKTTDVIRKGSLTEYTAAEEKDDGRRWRMFRIGEQDHRVDMKAIEPYKKVISHGGYYGDGLNAIVVFAVCFMPESSQPNYRYLMDNLFKYVIGTLELLVAENYMIVYLNGATTRRKMPSLGWLRKCYQQIDRRLRKNLKSLIIVHPSWFIRTLLAITKPFISSKFSQKIRYVFTLAELAELIPMEYVGIPECIKHRVDQELNGKQEQKSEQ, from the exons ATGGAAGGTGTTGAGTTTAAGGAAGAATGGCAAGATGAAGATTTTCCAag GCCCCTGCCAGAGGATGATCCTGTTGACTCAGATGTGTTGGCTGCAGCTGGAACAGAATGTGAAGCTG aggTTAATGGAATCAAAGTGAGGAAGAAACTAGTGGCACCAGATATCAGTTTAACTTTAGATCGCAGTGAGGAATCTGTTTTGTCTGACTTGGATGAGAGTGGAGAGATTGATTTGGATGACTTAGATACTCCTTCAGAGAATAGCAATGAGTTTGAATGGGAAG ATGAtcttccaaaaccaaaaactacTGATGTAATTAGAAAAGGATCACTTACTGAATACACAGCAGCGGAGGAGAAAGATGATGGTCGACGCTGGCGTATGTTTAGGATTGGAGAACAGGACCATAGGGTGGACATGAAGGCAATTGAACCATACAAAAAAGTTATCAGTCATGGTG gtTATTATGGTGATGGGTTAAATGCCATTGTtgtgtttgctgtttgctttatgCCTGAGAGCAGTCAGCCTAACTACAGATACCTAATGGACAATCTATTTAA GTATGTAATTGGCACTTTAGAGCTACTAGTAGCGGAGAACTATATGATAGTTTATCTGAACGGTGCAACTACACGGAGAAAAATGCCAAGCTTAGGCTGGCTTAGGAAATGTTACCAGCAAATTGACAGGAG GTTAAGGAAGAATCTAAAATCATTAATCATAGTTCATCCTTCTTGGTTCATCAGAACGCTTCTGGCTATCACAAAACCCTTCATTAG CTCAAAATTCAGCCAAAAAATTAGGTATGTCTTTACCCTGGCAGAGCTAGCTGAACTCATCCCTATGGAATACGTTGGCATCCCAGAATGCATAAAACA CAGAGTTGATCAAGAGTTGAATggaaagcaagagcagaaaagtGAACAATAA
- the BNIP2 gene encoding BCL2/adenovirus E1B 19 kDa protein-interacting protein 2 isoform X6, whose translation MEGVEFKEEWQDEDFPRPLPEDDPVDSDVLAAAGTECEAEVNGIKVRKKLVAPDISLTLDRSEESVLSDLDESGEIDLDDLDTPSENSNEFEWEDDLPKPKTTDVIRKGSLTEYTAAEEKDDGRRWRMFRIGEQDHRVDMKAIEPYKKVISHGGYYGDGLNAIVVFAVCFMPESSQPNYRYLMDNLFKYVIGTLELLVAENYMIVYLNGATTRRKMPSLGWLRKCYQQIDRRLRKNLKSLIIVHPSWFIRTLLAITKPFISSKFSQKIRYVFTLAELAELIPMEYVGIPECIKQYEEEKFRKKQKRVDQELNGKQEQKSEQ comes from the exons ATGGAAGGTGTTGAGTTTAAGGAAGAATGGCAAGATGAAGATTTTCCAag GCCCCTGCCAGAGGATGATCCTGTTGACTCAGATGTGTTGGCTGCAGCTGGAACAGAATGTGAAGCTG aggTTAATGGAATCAAAGTGAGGAAGAAACTAGTGGCACCAGATATCAGTTTAACTTTAGATCGCAGTGAGGAATCTGTTTTGTCTGACTTGGATGAGAGTGGAGAGATTGATTTGGATGACTTAGATACTCCTTCAGAGAATAGCAATGAGTTTGAATGGGAAG ATGAtcttccaaaaccaaaaactacTGATGTAATTAGAAAAGGATCACTTACTGAATACACAGCAGCGGAGGAGAAAGATGATGGTCGACGCTGGCGTATGTTTAGGATTGGAGAACAGGACCATAGGGTGGACATGAAGGCAATTGAACCATACAAAAAAGTTATCAGTCATGGTG gtTATTATGGTGATGGGTTAAATGCCATTGTtgtgtttgctgtttgctttatgCCTGAGAGCAGTCAGCCTAACTACAGATACCTAATGGACAATCTATTTAA GTATGTAATTGGCACTTTAGAGCTACTAGTAGCGGAGAACTATATGATAGTTTATCTGAACGGTGCAACTACACGGAGAAAAATGCCAAGCTTAGGCTGGCTTAGGAAATGTTACCAGCAAATTGACAGGAG GTTAAGGAAGAATCTAAAATCATTAATCATAGTTCATCCTTCTTGGTTCATCAGAACGCTTCTGGCTATCACAAAACCCTTCATTAG CTCAAAATTCAGCCAAAAAATTAGGTATGTCTTTACCCTGGCAGAGCTAGCTGAACTCATCCCTATGGAATACGTTGGCATCCCAGAATGCATAAAACA gtatgaagaagaaaagtttagaaagaaacaaaaaag AGTTGATCAAGAGTTGAATggaaagcaagagcagaaaagtGAACAATAA
- the BNIP2 gene encoding BCL2/adenovirus E1B 19 kDa protein-interacting protein 2 isoform X5, whose protein sequence is MEGVEFKEEWQDEDFPRPLPEDDPVDSDVLAAAGTECEAEVNGIKVRKKLVAPDISLTLDRSEESVLSDLDESGEIDLDDLDTPSENSNEFEWEDDLPKPKTTDVIRKGSLTEYTAAEEKDDGRRWRMFRIGEQDHRVDMKAIEPYKKVISHGGYYGDGLNAIVVFAVCFMPESSQPNYRYLMDNLFKYVIGTLELLVAENYMIVYLNGATTRRKMPSLGWLRKCYQQIDRRLRKNLKSLIIVHPSWFIRTLLAITKPFISSKFSQKIRYVFTLAELAELIPMEYVGIPECIKQYEEEKFRKKQKSRVDQELNGKQEQKSEQ, encoded by the exons ATGGAAGGTGTTGAGTTTAAGGAAGAATGGCAAGATGAAGATTTTCCAag GCCCCTGCCAGAGGATGATCCTGTTGACTCAGATGTGTTGGCTGCAGCTGGAACAGAATGTGAAGCTG aggTTAATGGAATCAAAGTGAGGAAGAAACTAGTGGCACCAGATATCAGTTTAACTTTAGATCGCAGTGAGGAATCTGTTTTGTCTGACTTGGATGAGAGTGGAGAGATTGATTTGGATGACTTAGATACTCCTTCAGAGAATAGCAATGAGTTTGAATGGGAAG ATGAtcttccaaaaccaaaaactacTGATGTAATTAGAAAAGGATCACTTACTGAATACACAGCAGCGGAGGAGAAAGATGATGGTCGACGCTGGCGTATGTTTAGGATTGGAGAACAGGACCATAGGGTGGACATGAAGGCAATTGAACCATACAAAAAAGTTATCAGTCATGGTG gtTATTATGGTGATGGGTTAAATGCCATTGTtgtgtttgctgtttgctttatgCCTGAGAGCAGTCAGCCTAACTACAGATACCTAATGGACAATCTATTTAA GTATGTAATTGGCACTTTAGAGCTACTAGTAGCGGAGAACTATATGATAGTTTATCTGAACGGTGCAACTACACGGAGAAAAATGCCAAGCTTAGGCTGGCTTAGGAAATGTTACCAGCAAATTGACAGGAG GTTAAGGAAGAATCTAAAATCATTAATCATAGTTCATCCTTCTTGGTTCATCAGAACGCTTCTGGCTATCACAAAACCCTTCATTAG CTCAAAATTCAGCCAAAAAATTAGGTATGTCTTTACCCTGGCAGAGCTAGCTGAACTCATCCCTATGGAATACGTTGGCATCCCAGAATGCATAAAACA gtatgaagaagaaaagtttagaaagaaacaaaaaag CAGAGTTGATCAAGAGTTGAATggaaagcaagagcagaaaagtGAACAATAA